From the Budorcas taxicolor isolate Tak-1 chromosome 1, Takin1.1, whole genome shotgun sequence genome, one window contains:
- the GOLIM4 gene encoding Golgi integral membrane protein 4: MGNGMCSRKQKRIFQTLLLLTVVFGFLYGAMLYYELQTQLRKAEAVALKYQQHQESLSAQLQVVYEHRSRLEKSLQKERLEHKKAKEDFLVYKLEAQETLNKGRQDSNSRYSALNVQHQMLKSQHEELKKQHSDLEEEHRRQGEDFSRTFNDHKQRYLQLQQEKEQELSKLKETVYNLREENRQLRRAHQDMHTQLQDVKQQHKNLLSEHEQLVVTLEDHKSALAAAQTQVAEYKQLKDTLNRIPSFRKPEQTEQRNITQVAHSPQGDSTARDESPGEPREVSRNSEVWQNHEAAPGRTEETKPYPSTQKEAEFQAPAELTRQEAGPREPEERQVEEEHRRALEEEAMEQVGRPEHLEEEHDPSPEEQDREWAEQREREEARRVAGEARAEVHPSAKPVTRLQSPYEEQLEQQKLAAQRAEEAQRLREEQEALHQQRLQGHLRQHQQQQLLTRETARQQQDGLQEGRLQRPEQPRQQARYDAVDNDIVQGAEDQGIQEEEGGAYERDNQHQDEAEEDPENGHELQEQRPHEADPEPEGDRAAVEDINPADDPNNQGEDEFEEAGQVREENLPDENEEQKQSHQKQQNAEMEEHLVMAGNPDQQEDNVDEQYQEEGEEEVQEDLTEEKKRELEHNAEETYGENDENADEKNNEGEEQEVRDDNHPKGREEHYEEEDDEEEDGAAAAEKSRRRAEM, translated from the exons ttgtgtaTGAACACAGATCAAGATTGGAGAAATCCTTGCAAAAGGAAAGACTTGAGCATAAGAAAGCAAAGGAAG attttctgGTTTATAAATTAGAAGCACAAGAAACACTGAATAAGGGAAGG CAAGATTCTAATAGCAGGTACAGCGCATTGAATGTTCAACATCAGATGCTGAAG AGTCAACACGAGGAGCTAAAGAAGCAACACAGCGACTTGGAAGAGGAACACCGCAGACAAGGAGAAGACTTCAGTAGGACATTTAATGACCACAAGCAGAGATACCTGCAGCTGCAGCAGGAGAAAGAACAAGAGCTTTCTAAGCTAAAAG AAACCGTGTACAATCTGAGAGAAGAGAACAGGCAACTGAGGAGAGCGCATCAGGACATGCACACACAGCTGCAAGATGTCAAg CAACAGCATAAGAATTTACTCTCCGAGCATGAGCAACTTGTAGTGACTTTGGAAGACCACAAGAGTGCACTAGCTGCTGCACAG ACtcaagttgcagaatataaacaACTGAAAGATACACTGAATAGGATTCCAAGCTTTCGAAAACCAGAACAAACAGAACAGCGAAATATTACCCAGGTGGCACATTCTCCACAAGGTGACAGCACAGCAAGAGACGAGTCACCTGGAGAGCCTCGGGAG GTGTCTCGAAATAGTGAAGTGTGGCAGAACCATGAAGCAGCCCCTGGAAGAACAGAGGAAACAAAACCTTACCCTTCCACCCAGAAGGAGGCAGAATTTCAGGCTCCCGCGGAACTGACCCGGCAAGAAGCGGGACCCAGGGAGCCGGAGGAGCGACAGGTGGAGGAGGAGCACAGgcgggccctggaggaggaggccatGGAGCAGGTCGGGCGGCCCGAGCACCTCGAGGAGGAGCACGACCCATCACCCGAGGAGCAGGATCGGGAGTGGGCGGAGCAGCGCGAACGAGAGGAAGCCAGACGCGTGGCAGGGGAGGCTCGTGCTGAG GTGCATCCTTCAGCCAAGCCGGTTACCAGACTCCAGTCGCCGTATGAGGAGCAGCTGGAACAGCAGAAGCTGGCGGCGCAGCGGGCGGAGGAGGCCCAGCGGCtgagggaggagcaggaggccCTGCACCAGCAGCGGCTGCAGGGACACTTGcggcagcaccagcagcagcagctcctcacCAGGGAGACAGCCCGACAGCAGCAGGATGGGCTCCAGGAGGGCCGGCTGCAGCGCCCTGAGCAGCCACG GCAGCAAGCTCGTTACGATGCTGTGGATAATGATATCGTTCAGGGAGCAGAGGACCAGGGCAtccaggaagaggaaggaggtg CCTATGAGAGAGACAATCAGCACCAAGATGAGGCAGAAGAAGACCCAGAGAATGGACATGAGCTGCAAGAACAACGGCCCCATGAAGCTGACCCGGAACCTGAGGGAGAT AGGGCAGCTGTAGAGGATATAAACCCAGCAGATGACCCTAATAATCAAGGCGAGGATGAATTTGAAGAAGCTGGGCAAGTGAGGGAAGAAAACTTGCCAGATGAAAATGAAGAGCAAAAACAAAGTcaccaaaagcaacagaatgcagAAATGGAGGAACATTTGGTG ATGGCAGGAAACCCAGACCAGCAGGAGGACAACGTGGATGAGCAGTACcaggaagaaggggaagaggag GTTCAGGAAGATTTGACTGAGGAGAAAAAAAGGGAATTGGAGCATAATGCTGAAGAGACCTATggtgaaaatgatgaaaat GCCgatgagaaaaataatgaaggaGAAGAGCAAGAAGTTCGAGATGACAACCACCCCAAAGGCCGAGAGGAGCACTATGAGGAGGAGGACGACGAGGAGGAGGATGGGGCTGCTGCCGCTGAGAAGTCACGGCGAAGAGCTGAAATGTAG